In one Pseudomonas sp. Bout1 genomic region, the following are encoded:
- a CDS encoding Nramp family divalent metal transporter: MKFSLPKIATAPFCPPEVSGSVVVDSSASFFKRVLKFAGPGLLISIGYMDPGNWATAIEAGSRYGYNLLFVVLLASLAGMAVQCLCSRVGIATGKDLAQLSRERYSRRSSFVQWVLAEISIIATDLAEVLGCALAFHLLLGVSLTTGIVITAFDTLLILALQNRGFRRLEAIMLALVATIGVCFFIELVLIKPYWPDVFRGFTPSLSAISDAAPLYLAIGILGATVMPHNLYLHSSIVQTRLFGKDLASRQDAVKLARIDTIGSLALALLVNAAILILAAAAFHQTGHTDVVEIQDAYHLLDPLVGGAFASVLFGVALLASGQSSTFTGTLAGQVIMEGYLNLRIPCWQRRLITRGLALIPAFLGVWLMGDDAIGKLLILSQVVLSLQLPFALYPLIRMTGDKRLMGPFVNSSPTRLLAWALFVVISGANAWLIGQWLF, encoded by the coding sequence GTGAAATTCAGCCTGCCCAAAATTGCTACCGCCCCGTTCTGCCCCCCGGAAGTCTCGGGCTCCGTCGTCGTTGACTCCAGTGCTTCGTTTTTCAAGCGTGTGCTGAAGTTTGCCGGTCCCGGGTTACTGATCTCCATTGGCTACATGGACCCGGGCAACTGGGCCACCGCTATCGAGGCCGGCTCGCGCTACGGCTATAACCTGTTGTTCGTGGTGCTGTTGGCCAGCCTGGCAGGCATGGCGGTGCAGTGCCTGTGCTCGCGCGTGGGTATCGCCACCGGCAAGGACCTGGCGCAGTTGAGCCGCGAACGCTACAGCCGGCGTTCGTCGTTCGTGCAATGGGTGCTCGCGGAAATCTCGATCATCGCCACCGACCTCGCCGAAGTCCTCGGCTGTGCCTTGGCGTTTCACCTGTTGCTGGGCGTTTCCCTGACCACCGGTATCGTCATCACGGCGTTTGATACGTTGTTGATCCTGGCCTTGCAAAATCGAGGTTTCCGCCGACTGGAAGCGATCATGCTGGCGCTGGTGGCGACCATCGGCGTGTGCTTCTTCATTGAGCTGGTGCTGATCAAGCCTTACTGGCCCGACGTGTTCCGTGGTTTCACGCCGTCGTTGTCGGCCATCAGTGATGCCGCACCGCTGTACCTGGCCATCGGCATATTGGGCGCCACGGTGATGCCGCATAACCTGTACCTGCACAGCTCCATCGTGCAAACCCGCCTGTTCGGCAAGGACCTGGCCAGCCGCCAGGACGCAGTGAAGCTGGCGCGTATCGACACCATCGGTTCGCTGGCGCTGGCGCTGTTGGTCAATGCGGCGATCCTGATACTGGCCGCCGCCGCTTTCCACCAGACCGGTCACACCGACGTGGTGGAAATCCAGGACGCCTATCACCTGCTCGACCCGTTGGTGGGCGGTGCATTCGCCAGTGTACTGTTCGGTGTTGCGTTGTTGGCGTCTGGTCAAAGCTCCACGTTCACCGGCACCCTCGCCGGGCAAGTAATCATGGAGGGTTACCTCAACCTGCGGATTCCGTGCTGGCAGCGGCGCTTGATCACTCGTGGCTTGGCGTTGATTCCCGCGTTCCTCGGCGTGTGGCTGATGGGAGATGATGCCATCGGCAAGCTGCTGATCCTGAGCCAGGTGGTGTTGAGCCTGCAGTTGCCGTTTGCGTTGTATCCACTGATCCGTATGACGGGTGACAAGCGCCTGATGGGGCCGTTCGTTAACAGTTCGCCAACGCGACTGCTGGCCTGGGCCTTGTTTGTGGTGATCAGCGGGGCCAACGCCTGGCTGATCGGGCAATGGTTGTTCTGA
- a CDS encoding type II toxin-antitoxin system VapC family toxin translates to MRVLLDTHILLWALSDDPKLSSRARKLIENAAEIYVSAATFWELAIKVGLGKLNVNLDDIREHCLESGYVELPITSEHAIAVKDLEHHHRDPFDRLIIATAIVEPMKLLTADPMLAKYTALAVLA, encoded by the coding sequence ATGAGGGTGTTGCTGGATACGCACATTCTGCTGTGGGCCCTGAGCGATGACCCAAAACTGTCCAGCAGGGCCAGAAAGCTGATCGAGAACGCGGCAGAAATCTATGTCAGTGCTGCCACATTCTGGGAGCTGGCTATAAAAGTGGGGCTTGGAAAGCTGAATGTGAACCTGGACGACATTCGCGAGCACTGCCTGGAAAGCGGCTACGTAGAATTACCCATCACCTCGGAACACGCAATCGCCGTCAAGGACCTTGAGCATCATCACAGGGATCCGTTTGACCGGCTCATCATCGCAACGGCCATCGTCGAACCGATGAAGCTATTGACGGCCGACCCCATGCTAGCCAAATACACAGCGTTGGCCGTCCTGGCTTAA
- a CDS encoding type II toxin-antitoxin system Phd/YefM family antitoxin translates to MDASHYPFGNTQPSSQKSSSTSSRLIFACLRNFGYIWPKSGKEHMITVPLGEAKNNLSKLVDEAAAGKIITIAKHGRAMARLVPVGKPAGRRIGAMKGKLVVPEDFDAPLPDDMLDAFEGNHR, encoded by the coding sequence ATGGATGCCAGTCATTACCCGTTCGGAAACACACAACCAAGCTCGCAAAAATCGTCCTCAACCAGCAGTCGGCTGATCTTTGCCTGCCTACGAAATTTTGGCTATATTTGGCCAAAATCCGGGAAAGAGCACATGATTACGGTACCGTTGGGCGAAGCAAAAAATAACTTATCAAAACTCGTCGATGAGGCCGCCGCAGGCAAAATCATCACCATCGCCAAGCATGGGCGCGCCATGGCTCGGCTTGTTCCCGTAGGTAAACCTGCGGGTCGGCGAATAGGCGCGATGAAAGGAAAACTGGTGGTACCGGAGGACTTTGACGCGCCATTGCCAGACGACATGCTGGATGCGTTCGAGGGAAACCATCGATGA
- a CDS encoding LysR family transcriptional regulator codes for MQGLNELSFKALRLFVAVLDYGSFSEVARREGLAPSSISRQIQLMEQALGQQLLYRHTRAVSPTEAGRLLGRHARLMLEQLEAAGQALQEQESEPSGLVRINAPMVFGQRHLSPWLGELCRRYPKLQLDIQQTDTYVDPLQDGTDLLFRIGVLNDSGMQARIFAPQRFRLAASPGYLERFGTPGHPDELVNHQCLAYKGVTGQQRWFFRREQGDWTPYSVKGPITGNHADTLTHAAEQGLGLVVFPSWLIGEGLRAGSLQAVLTDYEVATTLEPQQIAALWPGSRRLSLKVRTVIDYFVECFGAVPYWDR; via the coding sequence ATGCAAGGCTTGAACGAACTGAGCTTCAAGGCGCTTCGCCTGTTTGTCGCGGTGCTGGACTACGGCAGTTTTTCTGAAGTCGCACGCCGCGAAGGCCTCGCGCCCTCCTCCATATCCCGACAAATCCAGTTGATGGAGCAGGCCCTCGGCCAGCAGTTGCTGTATCGCCATACCCGTGCGGTCAGCCCTACCGAAGCCGGGCGGCTGCTGGGCCGTCATGCGCGACTGATGCTGGAGCAACTGGAAGCCGCCGGGCAGGCACTGCAGGAGCAGGAAAGCGAACCCAGCGGCCTGGTGCGTATCAATGCACCCATGGTCTTTGGCCAGCGCCATCTGTCGCCGTGGCTCGGGGAGTTGTGCCGGCGTTATCCGAAGCTGCAACTGGATATCCAGCAGACCGACACCTACGTTGATCCGTTGCAAGATGGCACCGACCTGCTGTTTCGCATTGGCGTGCTGAACGATTCCGGCATGCAGGCGCGAATCTTCGCCCCCCAGCGCTTCCGGCTTGCCGCCAGCCCAGGCTACCTGGAGCGTTTCGGCACGCCCGGCCATCCTGACGAACTGGTTAACCACCAGTGCCTGGCCTACAAGGGTGTCACGGGCCAGCAACGCTGGTTCTTCCGTCGCGAGCAAGGCGACTGGACGCCCTACAGCGTCAAAGGCCCCATCACCGGCAACCATGCCGACACGCTGACCCACGCAGCCGAGCAAGGCCTGGGATTGGTGGTGTTTCCATCGTGGTTGATTGGCGAAGGCCTGCGTGCTGGCAGCCTGCAGGCGGTGCTTACCGACTATGAAGTGGCGACGACCCTGGAGCCACAACAGATAGCGGCGCTGTGGCCAGGCAGTCGGCGGTTGTCGTTGAAGGTGAGGACGGTGATTGACTACTTCGTCGAGTGTTTTGGGGCCGTGCCGTACTGGGACCGTTGA
- a CDS encoding DMT family transporter, which produces MQASSMEGVAQARPKTFLRLLLLPLVIFAGMGLSVEAGLLGPLGVQVGHLWATLSIFGVGSAILFLLLLFSGPQKGPALTDLPRWQLVGGFLGPMYVIVLTLATPHIGIAMTMIAILSGQVGKSVLIDHFGWFGAARKRVNVERWIALALIVVALVLIARG; this is translated from the coding sequence ATGCAGGCTTCTTCAATGGAGGGTGTGGCTCAAGCCAGGCCCAAGACGTTTCTTCGGTTGCTGCTGCTACCGTTGGTGATTTTTGCCGGCATGGGCTTGTCGGTGGAGGCCGGGTTGCTCGGCCCGCTGGGGGTGCAGGTTGGGCACTTGTGGGCGACCTTGAGCATTTTTGGCGTCGGCTCGGCGATCCTGTTCTTGCTGTTGCTGTTCAGCGGCCCGCAAAAGGGCCCGGCGTTGACCGACCTGCCGCGCTGGCAGCTGGTTGGCGGTTTTCTGGGGCCGATGTACGTAATCGTGCTGACCCTCGCCACACCGCATATCGGCATCGCGATGACCATGATCGCGATTTTGTCGGGCCAGGTGGGCAAAAGCGTGCTGATCGACCACTTCGGCTGGTTCGGCGCCGCCCGCAAGCGGGTTAACGTTGAGCGCTGGATTGCGTTGGCGTTGATTGTGGTTGCACTTGTTCTGATTGCGCGGGGTTAA
- a CDS encoding DMT family transporter has protein sequence MNLILLLVLVVAAGAVLSVQAAINGRLGQAVGVLRSSLLTFVVGAITTGLLILFFEPAHAVSLLDVPKWQLTGALFGVVYMMVMVGAVPIVGTAVATVAVIVGQLGMGMLIDNFGWLGNPAIELSGSRIVAMLCLALALVFMYRSNARRAD, from the coding sequence ATGAATCTGATTCTGTTATTGGTGTTGGTAGTGGCTGCCGGTGCGGTGTTGAGTGTGCAGGCCGCCATCAATGGTCGCCTTGGGCAGGCAGTGGGCGTATTGCGCAGCAGCCTGCTGACGTTTGTGGTGGGGGCGATCACTACCGGCTTGCTGATCCTGTTCTTCGAGCCGGCTCATGCGGTGAGCCTGCTGGACGTGCCGAAATGGCAACTGACCGGCGCCTTGTTCGGTGTGGTGTACATGATGGTGATGGTCGGCGCGGTACCTATCGTGGGTACGGCGGTAGCGACGGTGGCGGTGATCGTTGGGCAGTTGGGCATGGGCATGTTGATCGACAACTTTGGTTGGCTGGGCAACCCGGCGATCGAGTTGTCCGGCAGCCGGATCGTGGCGATGCTGTGCCTGGCGCTGGCCCTGGTATTCATGTACCGCAGCAACGCTCGTCGGGCTGACTGA
- a CDS encoding metallothionein, with product MQEKTCACPHCNCQLGKNAVMKDGKGYCCQGCAEHHAHGEPCASATGCECAKSARG from the coding sequence ATGCAAGAGAAAACATGCGCCTGCCCCCACTGCAACTGCCAGTTGGGGAAAAACGCGGTGATGAAGGACGGCAAGGGGTATTGCTGCCAAGGCTGCGCCGAGCATCATGCCCATGGTGAGCCTTGCGCTTCGGCGACCGGGTGTGAGTGTGCCAAGTCGGCCCGCGGCTAA
- a CDS encoding DUF6555 family protein, producing MTNAKLFVIDYTLHGQPKSFIIRLEKLDTAEAWHWASCDAGVGRIGRFAREQVKKTSQPQAEKFGIENVQWRRSDARPQA from the coding sequence ATGACTAACGCAAAACTTTTCGTGATCGACTACACGCTGCATGGCCAGCCCAAGTCTTTCATCATCCGTCTGGAAAAACTCGACACTGCCGAAGCCTGGCATTGGGCAAGCTGCGACGCCGGCGTGGGCCGTATCGGCCGTTTCGCCCGGGAGCAGGTAAAGAAGACGAGCCAGCCCCAGGCCGAGAAATTCGGCATCGAAAATGTGCAATGGCGCCGCTCGGATGCGCGCCCACAAGCCTGA
- a CDS encoding helix-turn-helix transcriptional regulator, producing MALAAPPDLSDHAIPVQPLARTYPRGLYVEPHQHDWGQLLYAMSGVMWVETPQEALVVPPQRAVWLPPGVEHGIRVVSDLQMRNIYLRPALAATLDSQVQVIEVGGLLRELIVALVEQGDSADQTYYEAVVGLALLELQRARRSSIRIALPMGADRRLTSACQAVMASPSLDIPFEQHAEAAGASVRTLARLFQNSLGMGFAEWRRQVQLATAVAELIQGQSVSAIARSLGYSPSSFSDMFRRELGMAPSQYPV from the coding sequence ATGGCCCTTGCCGCGCCCCCCGATCTCAGTGATCACGCCATCCCCGTGCAACCCTTGGCGCGCACCTACCCGCGCGGGTTGTACGTCGAGCCTCATCAGCACGATTGGGGCCAGTTGCTTTACGCCATGAGCGGCGTGATGTGGGTCGAGACGCCGCAGGAGGCGCTGGTGGTACCGCCACAGCGCGCCGTGTGGCTGCCACCGGGGGTCGAGCATGGGATTCGCGTGGTCTCGGACTTGCAGATGCGCAATATCTACCTGCGTCCGGCGCTGGCCGCGACCCTGGACAGCCAGGTTCAGGTGATCGAGGTGGGTGGGCTGCTGCGCGAGCTGATCGTGGCGTTGGTAGAGCAGGGCGACAGTGCTGACCAGACCTACTACGAGGCGGTGGTGGGCCTGGCCCTGCTGGAGCTGCAACGAGCCCGGCGTTCGTCTATCCGCATCGCCTTGCCCATGGGCGCCGATCGGCGCTTGACCAGTGCCTGCCAAGCGGTGATGGCGTCACCTTCCCTGGACATTCCCTTTGAACAGCACGCAGAAGCTGCGGGTGCCAGCGTGCGGACCCTGGCCCGGCTGTTCCAGAACAGCCTGGGCATGGGCTTTGCCGAATGGCGCCGCCAGGTGCAGTTGGCCACCGCCGTGGCCGAGTTGATCCAGGGCCAGTCGGTCAGTGCCATCGCGCGGTCGCTGGGTTATTCACCGAGCAGTTTCAGCGACATGTTTCGCCGTGAACTGGGGATGGCGCCGTCGCAGTATCCTGTCTGA
- a CDS encoding DUF1427 family protein, with product MNYLISLAIGLLVGVIYGALDFRSPAPPAIALVGLMGMLLGEKLWPMGRQLISTWLS from the coding sequence ATGAATTACCTGATTTCCTTGGCCATCGGCCTGTTGGTCGGCGTGATTTACGGTGCCCTGGATTTTCGCTCACCCGCGCCACCCGCCATCGCCCTGGTAGGGCTGATGGGCATGTTGTTGGGCGAGAAACTCTGGCCCATGGGCCGGCAGTTGATCAGCACCTGGTTGTCCTGA
- a CDS encoding zinc-binding alcohol dehydrogenase family protein yields MKALQFSATGDLSALAYVDVATPVPAAGEVLVHVKAAGLNPSDVKNVLGRFPYTTLPRIPGRDFAGVVLEGPQDLVGQEVWGTGRDLGFFADGSHAQYLTVSAKGVAHKPSHLSFAQAASLGVPYTTAWDALERSGVGKGTRLLVIGANGAVGSAALALAKIRGAQVLGAVRRPEQVEALREQGFEGLLLGQPDALGGQVNALFGTGADVIFDTTGFWLPAAVAALAPFGRIAIIAAPVDGHVQLPALALYRKGGSVVGINSLLYNCEQCAVMLEQFGRFFDEDLLPLPSGLREVSLADGVQCFEEVNQGSADKIIFLP; encoded by the coding sequence ATGAAAGCACTGCAATTTTCCGCCACCGGCGATCTTTCCGCCCTTGCTTACGTTGACGTTGCCACCCCGGTGCCGGCAGCCGGCGAAGTCCTGGTGCACGTCAAGGCCGCCGGGCTGAACCCCAGCGATGTGAAGAACGTGCTCGGGCGCTTTCCCTACACCACGTTACCGCGCATTCCCGGGCGTGATTTTGCCGGGGTGGTGCTGGAGGGGCCGCAGGACCTGGTAGGCCAGGAAGTCTGGGGCACCGGCCGCGACCTGGGCTTTTTCGCTGACGGTTCCCACGCCCAGTACCTCACCGTGTCGGCCAAGGGCGTGGCCCACAAGCCCAGCCATTTGAGCTTTGCCCAGGCCGCCAGCCTCGGCGTGCCTTACACCACGGCCTGGGATGCGCTTGAGCGCAGCGGTGTCGGCAAAGGCACGCGTTTGCTGGTGATTGGTGCCAATGGGGCGGTAGGCAGCGCGGCACTGGCCCTGGCGAAAATTCGGGGCGCCCAGGTGCTCGGGGCGGTGCGGCGCCCGGAACAGGTCGAGGCGTTGCGCGAGCAGGGTTTCGAGGGGCTTTTACTCGGTCAGCCCGACGCGTTGGGAGGGCAGGTCAACGCCCTGTTCGGTACGGGCGCTGACGTGATTTTTGACACCACCGGCTTCTGGCTACCGGCTGCCGTGGCGGCGCTCGCGCCGTTTGGCCGTATCGCGATCATCGCCGCGCCGGTGGACGGGCACGTGCAACTGCCAGCCCTGGCGTTGTACCGCAAGGGTGGGTCGGTGGTGGGGATCAATTCATTGCTCTACAACTGCGAACAGTGCGCCGTGATGCTGGAGCAATTCGGGCGGTTCTTTGACGAGGATTTGTTACCGTTGCCGAGCGGCTTGCGGGAAGTATCGCTGGCAGACGGTGTGCAGTGCTTTGAGGAAGTGAACCAGGGCAGTGCAGACAAGATTATCTTCCTGCCCTGA
- a CDS encoding purine nucleoside permease, translating to MKTFTRLSIAIGLAVGALLPQVVLASEATPIKPKVMLITMFAPEAQNWIDRLQLKQEVRVPGLSAEYPVIRCNTQDVCLLVTGMGQTNAAASTLALALSPKFDLRQSYFLIAGIAGINPHHGTIGTAAWAHYLVEFGTQWELDSRDAPKDWPTGYIGINTKGPNEKPPLDYKTEVFELNPKLQAKAFALSQKVELTESKESTAWRKHYPYAPANQPPQVTQCDTLAGNTWFSGTRLSERAEVWTKLLTDNKGVYCTTQQEDNSTYEALLRASREGLVDIKRLAVVRAGSDFDRPYPGYSEVDNLLKYADQGGFVPALENLYRTGNPLVQAILKNWSAWEIGVPEA from the coding sequence ATGAAGACCTTTACCCGCCTCTCAATCGCCATCGGCCTGGCCGTCGGCGCGCTGTTGCCACAGGTAGTACTGGCCAGCGAAGCCACCCCGATCAAGCCCAAGGTAATGCTGATCACCATGTTCGCCCCCGAGGCGCAAAACTGGATCGATCGCCTGCAGCTCAAGCAGGAAGTACGCGTGCCTGGCCTGTCGGCCGAGTACCCGGTGATTCGCTGTAACACCCAGGACGTGTGCCTGCTGGTCACCGGCATGGGCCAGACCAACGCCGCCGCCTCGACCCTGGCACTGGCGCTGTCGCCCAAGTTCGACCTGCGTCAGAGCTACTTCCTGATCGCCGGTATTGCCGGGATCAACCCACACCACGGCACCATCGGCACCGCCGCGTGGGCACATTACCTGGTGGAGTTCGGCACCCAGTGGGAGCTGGATTCGCGCGATGCACCGAAAGATTGGCCGACCGGCTATATCGGCATCAACACCAAGGGGCCAAACGAAAAGCCGCCGCTGGACTACAAGACCGAAGTGTTCGAGCTCAACCCCAAGCTGCAAGCCAAGGCGTTTGCGCTGTCGCAAAAAGTCGAGCTCACTGAAAGCAAGGAGTCCACGGCCTGGCGCAAACACTACCCGTACGCTCCGGCCAACCAGCCACCGCAGGTTACCCAGTGCGACACCCTGGCGGGCAATACCTGGTTCTCCGGGACGCGCCTGAGTGAACGCGCCGAAGTCTGGACCAAGTTGCTGACGGATAATAAAGGCGTGTACTGCACCACCCAGCAGGAAGACAACTCCACCTATGAAGCGTTGCTGCGGGCCAGCCGTGAAGGGTTGGTGGATATCAAGCGTTTGGCGGTGGTGCGGGCCGGTTCCGACTTTGATCGGCCGTACCCGGGTTATAGCGAAGTAGACAACCTGTTGAAGTACGCAGACCAGGGTGGTTTTGTGCCAGCGCTGGAGAACCTGTACCGCACCGGCAACCCGCTGGTGCAGGCGATTCTGAAGAACTGGTCGGCGTGGGAGATAGGCGTTCCAGAGGCCTGA